One stretch of Glycine soja cultivar W05 chromosome 7, ASM419377v2, whole genome shotgun sequence DNA includes these proteins:
- the LOC114417994 gene encoding CASP-like protein 3A1 codes for MVNEQRIQEEAKVAALECSGTMSGPLVGAAASAGTRRRRRAEAMQLVLRALCMASSVVAISLMVTAKESSSVSIYGFLLPLHSKWSFSESYEYLVGVSAAVAAHSLLQLLIGISRFLRMSSMIPSRNHAWLIFAGDQAFAYALMSAGSAASGVTNLNRTGIRHTALPDFCKPLHNFCDHVAISIAFTFTSCFLLATSAVQDVIWLSQH; via the exons ATGGTGAATGAGCAGAGAATACAAGAGGAGGCAAAGGTGGCGGCGTTGGAGTGCAGCGGCACAATGAGTGGACCCCTCGTCGGAGCTGCCGCCTCCGCCGGGACTCGCCGACGCCGGAGGGCGGAGGCTATGCAATTGGTTCTGAGGGCGTTATGCATGGCTTCCTCTGTTGTTGCGATCTCACTCATGGTCACTGCCAAGGAATCCAGCTCTGTCTCCATTTATGGCTTTCTCTTACCTCTTCACTCCAAGTGGTCTTTCTCTGAGTCATACGA ATATCTTGTTGGGGTTTCTGCTGCTGTGGCAGCTCATTCGTTGCTTCAACTACTCATCGGCATATCGAGATTTCTTAGGATGTCTTCTATGATTCCTTCCAGAAATCATGCATGGCTTATTTTTGCTGGGGATCAG GCATTTGCTTATGCATTGATGAGTGCTGGATCTGCTGCATCTGGGGTGACCAATCTGAATCGCACAGGAATTAGACACACAGCTCTGCCTGATTTTTGCAAGCCTTTGCACAATTTTTGTGACCATGTTGCCATCTCAATAGCCTTCACTTTCACTAGCTGTTTTTTGCTGGCTACATCTGCTGTTCAGGATGTAATATGGCTCTCCCAGCACTGA
- the LOC114419222 gene encoding early nodulin-like protein 1: MASLFSILCTASIVVFLAVKFAAAREFKMGGDLGWHEHAPTSLHFIIIGMQGTVFVYQNDSVMSVEKWNYFHCDSNSPIDIFDDGNSTVILEGPGVFYFISGTEDHCQNSEKLIVEVMSPHSIPNSPPPQAQGFSSLAPSPSHSSGVSVSILLGSVFMALLTTFPTLNFSSSGHSA, translated from the exons ATGGCATCCCTTTTTAGCATCCTCTGCACGGCTTCGATCGTTGTCTTCTTGGCTGTCAAATTTGCTGCGGCTAGGGAATTCAAAATGGGTGGTGATTTGGGTTGGCATGAACATGCCCCAACGTCACTGCATTTTATAATCATTGGGATGCAAGGAACAG TTTTTGTGTACCAGAATGACTCAGTTATGAGTGTGGAGAAATGGAACTACTTTCATTGTGACTCAAATAGCCCCATTGATATATTTGATGACGGGAACAGCACAGTGATTCTTGAAGGCCCTGGGGTGTTCTACTTCATCAGTGGAACTGAAGATCATTGCCAGAACAGTGAGAAATTGATTGTAGAGGTGATGTCGCCACATTCAATTCCAAACTCTCCACCACCACAAGCACAAGGTTTCTCATCATTGGCTCCTTCACCTTCTCATAGCTCAGGGGTTTCTGTCTCCATATTGCTTGGTTCAGTCTTTATGGCTCTTTTAACCACTTTTCCAACCCTGAACTTCTCTTCTTCTGGTCACAGTGCTTaa